The Macrobrachium nipponense isolate FS-2020 chromosome 27, ASM1510439v2, whole genome shotgun sequence genome includes a region encoding these proteins:
- the LOC135200868 gene encoding LOW QUALITY PROTEIN: protein sax-3-like (The sequence of the model RefSeq protein was modified relative to this genomic sequence to represent the inferred CDS: deleted 1 base in 1 codon): MDAFVHIVFFVTWISGFVFANEGSLPVIKEQPSSVIARRNDPATLNCAASDATHITWFRDGQQVVTSSQDTRSHRVLLPSGSLFFLRVASGRRDSDAGNYWCVATNQYGSTRSANATLTVASLSYDFQAFPEPSVKVLAGEPVTLSCRAPRGSPEPSLSWLRDGKEVQNSSHVVVTNFGDLVIKPTEQDHSGTYVCRAKNIAGTRESPASKLVVMTPPWFEVNPKNVTAASGVNVEFACQVKGHPTPSVTWRRLDGKMPTSRIKTDNQRLTIEEAEASDTGVYICEAQSEAGFTEAKVFLTVFEAPELAQRPQNTQVLEGEKVQLSCIVKGDPEPLVLWRLPALDRSALLTPSQKNGHISVSSDGQTLTISPTATRDSGNYQCWGVSNGGGVSAQAEVMVVDAYPPPVIGVGPQDISVKPGSDVSLPCEVVSEAATPTITWWFQPAAHIPSYKLTEGNENTRISLPNTGALLLKNVQASDAGIYTCRVTAETGSAEQEAVLQVKESAPDIPTRHPPAPPSKPRLFSVNETSVQLSWLPNSQMDSNTEQWYLIEHWQQGWDEWRVAAADIRQESFTVTALTPGNTYFFFVRAISNEGKSFPSPWSDSVIVRPSRDLNLTSNQVRQVRRRLSRPAVTLTEAEITNSNSVLLKWRFINAAEDAVEGVLVYAVSASGSVQVATVLGSSSSSHHMHNLQQYTNYTFFVAPFWHSIEGTPSNAIKVTTPEDVPVSAPSDVHIILQKDGSTLITWSSLESDKARGVIIGYQVVITNNGTQTTEMVQDPRLEAHGLTPGRLYAVRVAAVTGAGIGPFSPPVLLDGGTKIDHSNQNVPLIPRGDNTSVLYAQPQPAWLVYLLVPLVIILFFATIMYIRHLRHKIPVPKPSQANSVYQDPSLYPAQHTINMYSEQKLWPSSDSDKDSSLSSSRLLRSDQQINDYSEPRVQRIDEATEPYATTALLAQESPHLIHGPPWRHHSDDSGVQVNWSAILPPPPSCPPPHDFDLGDPVGFTSPREVHIVCAPGSSSHRSSVIGSEQYKRPCDASSDHTYDIYTQMTPNSFRNGFRTFNSLQSCDCKQNNKECQSSNFSSTEPPTSNTH; the protein is encoded by the exons GCTCACTTCCGGTCATCAAGGAGCAGCCGAGCAGCGTGATCGCCAGACGCAACGATCCGGCAACCCTGAACTGCGCAGCCTCCGACGCCACGCACATCACGTGGTTCCGGGACGGCCAGCAGGTCGTGACCTCCTCCCAGGACACCCGCTCCCACCGCGTCCTCCTGCCCTCTGGGTCCCTCTTCTTCCTGAGGGTAGCCAGTGGACGCAGGGACAGCGACGCCGGGAACTACTGGTGCGTGGCCACCAACCAGTACGGCTCGACGCGTTCCGCCAACGCTACCCTCACCGTGGCCTCCTTGTCCTACGATTTCCAGGCGTTTCCAGAGCCATCCGtcaaagttctggctggggaGCCTGTGACCCTGTCCTGCAGAGCTCCGAGAGGTTCTCCGGAGCCTAGTCTGAGCTGGCTGAGGGATGGCAAAGAGGTGCAGAATTCCTCGCACGTAGTCGTCACGAACTTTGGTGACCTTGTTATCAAGCCGACTGAGCAGGATCATTCAGGGACCTACGTGTGTCGTGCAAAAAATATTGCTGGAACACGAGAATCACCTGCTAGCAAGCTAGTTGTTATGA cTCCACCCTGGTTTGAGGTAAATCCCAAAAATGTAACTGCTGCCTCGGGGGTAAACGTAGAATTTGCCTGCCAAGTCAAGGGCCACCCAACGCCATCAGTAACTTGGCGACGCTTAGACGGGAAGATGCCAACATCCCGTATCAAAACTGATAATCAGAGGCTTACAATAGAGGAAGCTGAAGCATCAGACACTGGTGTATACATTTGTGAAGCACAGAGCGAGGCTGGTTTCACGGAAGCCAAAGTATTTCTCACTGTCTTTGAGGCTCCTGAGTTAGCCCAGCGTCCACAAAATACACAGGTTTTGGAAGGTGAAAAAGTGCAGTTGTCATGCATAGTCAAAGGAGACCCAGAACCCCTTGTGTTGTGGCGTTTACCAGCCCTGGACAGATCAGCTCTACTTACTCCATCGCAAAAAAATGGACACATATCTGTGTCTTCAGATGGCCAGACACTGACAATCAGCCCAACAGCAACAAGGGACAGTGGGAATTACCAGTGTTGGGGAGTCAGTAATGGAGGAGGCGTAAGCGCTCAAGCAGAGGTGATGGTGGTTGATGCATATCCTCCTCCTGTGATTGGTGTAGGTCCCCAGGACATTTCAGTGAAGCCAGGGAGTGATGTTTCACTACCTTGTGAAGTAGTCAGTGAAGCTGCTACACCAACCATAACATGGTGGTTTCAGCCTGCAGCGCACATCCCTTCTTACAAGTTAACTGAGGGGAATGAGAACACTAGAATATCACTCCCAAATACTGGGGCACTTCTATTGAAAAATGTTCAAGCAAGTGATGCAGGTATTTACACATGTCGTGTCACAGCTGAAACAGGTAGTGCAGAGCAGGAGGCAGTACTGCAAGTTAAGGAAAGTGCTCCAGATATACCCACACGCCACCCACCAGCTCCACCTTCAAAACCTCGATTATTCTCTGTTAATGAAACATCCGTTCAGTTATCATGGCTGCCCAATTCTCAAATGGATAGTAACACTGAACAGTGGTATCTTATTGAACACTGGCAGCAGGGATGGGATGAGTGGCGTGTTGCGGCTGCAGATATTAGACAAGAATCCTTCACAGTTACTGCTTTGACCCCTGgaaatacttattttttcttcgtCCGGGCAATTAGCAATGAAGGGAAGTCTTTCCCAAGTCCGTGGTCAGATTCGGTCATCGTCCGTCCATCCCGCGATCTAAACCTGACTTCGAATCAGGTCCGCCAAGTGCGCCGTCGTCTTTCAAGACCTGCAGTGACACTCACGGAAGCTGAAATAACTAATTCTAACAGTGTCCTGTTAAAATGGAGGTTTATCAACGCAGCTGAGGATGCAGTAGAAGGTGTGCTGGTGTATGCAGTCTCAGCGTCAGGTTCTGTGCAGGTGGCCACTGTCCTAGGGTCTTCCTCCTCGTCTCATCATATGCATAATTTACAGCAGTATACAAATTATACTTTCTTTGTAGCTCCATTTTGGCACAGTATTGAGGGCACGCCTTCAAACGCCATCAAAGTCACTACACCGGAGGATG TTCCAGTCTCTGCACCCAGTGATGTTCACATCATCCTCCAGAAAGATGGATCAACGCTGATCACTTGGTCAAGCTTGGAAAGTGATAAAGCCCGTGGTGTGATCATTGGCTACCAAGTTGTCATTACTAACAATGGTACACAGACGACAGAAATGGTGCAAGACCCCAGACTTGAAGCCCATGGGCTCACTCCAGGTAGACTGTATGCTGTCCGTGTTGCAGCTGTCACGGGCGCTGGCATTGGGCCATTCAGTCCTCCAGTGTTGTTGGATGGGGGAACAAAAATTGATCACTCAAACCAGAATGTGCCTCTCATTCCAAGAGGAGACAACACTTCAGTTTTATATGCCCAGCCTCAGCCAGCTTGGCTTGTTTATCTGTTGGTGCCTTTGGTCATCATTCTCTTCTTTGCAACTATCATGTACATAAGACATTTGCGACATAAAATTCCAGTGCCTAAACCTTCCCAAGCAAACTCAGTTTACCAA GATCCATCTTTGTATCCAGCGCAGCATACCATAAACATGTATAGTGAGCAGAAACTCTGGCCTTCATCAGACAGCGACAAGGACTCAAGCCTGTCATCGTCAAGACTTCTGCGGTCAGATCAGCAGATAAATGACTATTCAGAACCAAGAGTGCAGAGGATTGACGAAGCCACAGAGCCCTATGCTACAACGGCACTCTTGGCACAAGAGTCCCCACACTTGATTCATGGGCCTCCATGGCGACATCACAGTGATGACTCTGGTGTGCAGGTCAACTGGTCTGCCATCTTGCCGCCACCACCTTCCTGCCCTCCACCACACGATTTCGACTTGGGGGATCCAGTGGGATTCACCAGCCCCCGAGAGGTCCACATAGTATGTGCTCCAGGGAGCTCCTCGCACCGCAGTAGCGTGATTGGATCAGAGCAGTACAAAAGGCCCTGTGATGCAAGTTCTGATCACACCTACGATATCTACACGCAGATGACACCCAATTCTTTCCGCAATGGATTCCGTACTTTTAATTCCTTGCAAAGctgtgattgtaaacaaaataacaaagaatgCCAATCATCTAATTTCTCATCTACAGAACCTCCCACGAGTAACACTCACTAA